A single window of Candidatus Nitrosotenuis cloacae DNA harbors:
- a CDS encoding alkaline phosphatase family protein, translating to MVYVLLDGVGDLPHPDLKGTTPLDYAQTPNLDRMTKNGAMGEVISVGKGIAPESDIAVFNMLGYKFQHAEYAGRGVIEAVGTGIDFKDGDLALRGNFATVNDEGIIVDRRAGRKIEREDAVAISKEIESKVRFSEPNSSVVVAPTIGHRVIVRIRCNGKPLSAEITNTDPAYARIDGMGIAKAVGDYMKIERCLPLRDIPNATLTATLVNEFTEQSLKVMRESKTNQMRGQSGKKLLNSILLRDAGNHYPKVVPINDLYSMRFSCIVDMPVEIGIAEILKMKTFNAGGLTDYEEKARVAAKAMETENAIYVHLKGPDEFGHDGDATGKMRNIEEIDRRFFGTLLDNIDTSKVAIVVSADHSTPCINKGHSDDPVPVLVSQDSVKKDNSVRFTERNAKVGSIGLLEGAQVLKTALQLIKW from the coding sequence ATGGTGTACGTATTGCTTGACGGTGTGGGGGATCTTCCGCACCCTGACTTGAAGGGAACTACGCCGCTGGATTATGCACAGACGCCGAATCTTGACAGGATGACAAAGAATGGGGCGATGGGTGAGGTCATCTCGGTTGGAAAAGGGATTGCCCCGGAATCAGATATTGCCGTCTTTAACATGCTAGGCTACAAGTTCCAGCATGCAGAGTATGCAGGACGTGGAGTGATTGAGGCAGTAGGAACCGGGATTGATTTTAAGGATGGCGACTTGGCATTACGAGGAAACTTTGCCACGGTAAATGACGAGGGCATCATAGTGGACAGGCGTGCAGGAAGAAAGATTGAGCGCGAGGATGCAGTTGCAATATCAAAGGAGATTGAAAGTAAGGTGAGATTTTCGGAGCCGAACTCATCGGTTGTGGTAGCGCCGACAATAGGTCACAGAGTTATAGTCAGGATACGATGCAATGGAAAGCCGCTTTCTGCAGAGATTACAAACACAGACCCGGCATATGCAAGGATTGACGGCATGGGGATTGCAAAGGCAGTAGGCGACTATATGAAAATAGAGAGGTGCCTTCCGCTCAGAGATATCCCAAATGCCACGCTCACTGCGACACTGGTAAATGAGTTCACAGAGCAGTCGCTAAAGGTGATGAGGGAGAGCAAGACAAACCAGATGCGAGGGCAGAGTGGAAAGAAACTCCTCAACAGCATCCTGCTTCGCGATGCAGGAAACCACTACCCGAAGGTTGTTCCAATAAATGATTTGTATTCTATGAGATTTTCCTGCATAGTGGACATGCCAGTAGAGATAGGCATTGCAGAGATACTAAAGATGAAGACGTTCAATGCCGGCGGGCTCACCGACTATGAGGAGAAGGCACGAGTTGCGGCAAAGGCAATGGAGACAGAGAATGCAATCTACGTGCACCTCAAGGGCCCAGACGAGTTCGGGCATGACGGAGATGCCACCGGCAAGATGAGGAATATCGAGGAGATAGACAGACGATTCTTTGGAACGCTGCTTGACAATATCGACACAAGCAAGGTTGCAATAGTGGTATCAGCAGATCATTCCACACCGTGCATCAACAAAGGACACAGTGATGATCCGGTGCCGGTGCTTGTCTCGCAGGACTCTGTCAAAAAGGACAACAGTGTCAGATTCACAGAAAGGAACGCAAAGGTCGGAAGCATTGGACTTTTGGAAGGGGCGCAGGTGCTAAAGACTGCGCTGCAGCTAATCAAATGGTAA
- a CDS encoding galactose-1-phosphate uridylyltransferase, whose protein sequence is MGSMRKDYISERFVIVSPNDEQSEESKKCSFCPGNESMTNPSLLSLVAKDGMLQRLQDSEDNYVEGWTVRVFESKIPAVSISAENSYSDRPLYSEPAYGYHYIVVASEKHKDALSTLPVEQWSNILVVIQDRLRWLYTQRGVTYVSIYVNHGKDAGSITAHPHINMVTFSTIPPLIEAEAEASHRILNEKGACPLCQTVNTETGGPRQILQTEGFLAFTPWAPSHPYEFWICPKKHTTSFSKITQKEINDLSLILRATLGGLSNSLKSVSYNLVFHLSPEKKNSRQIHWHIEVYPLTTAWSGLERGYGVFLNSVQPEKAAEQLGAACRRELASLVGIT, encoded by the coding sequence ATGGGAAGTATGAGAAAGGACTACATCTCTGAGAGATTTGTCATTGTCTCCCCAAACGACGAGCAGTCCGAGGAATCAAAAAAGTGCTCATTCTGTCCTGGAAACGAATCCATGACCAACCCCTCTCTGCTATCGCTTGTAGCAAAGGACGGCATGCTACAAAGACTGCAGGACAGCGAGGACAACTATGTAGAGGGCTGGACGGTCCGCGTCTTTGAGTCAAAGATCCCAGCAGTCTCAATCTCCGCGGAAAACTCCTACAGCGACAGGCCGCTTTACAGCGAGCCTGCATACGGCTATCATTACATCGTCGTTGCATCAGAAAAGCACAAGGATGCACTCTCGACACTTCCAGTGGAACAATGGTCCAACATACTTGTGGTAATCCAAGACCGACTCAGATGGCTTTACACCCAGAGGGGAGTTACATATGTCTCAATTTACGTAAACCACGGAAAGGATGCAGGCAGCATCACGGCACATCCGCACATCAACATGGTCACATTTTCGACAATTCCGCCGCTAATCGAGGCAGAAGCGGAAGCCTCCCACCGAATTCTCAATGAAAAAGGTGCATGCCCACTATGCCAGACGGTAAACACGGAAACCGGCGGCCCAAGACAGATTCTGCAGACCGAGGGATTCTTGGCGTTCACCCCGTGGGCGCCGTCTCACCCGTACGAATTCTGGATATGTCCGAAAAAACACACCACCAGCTTTTCAAAGATAACTCAAAAAGAGATAAACGACCTCTCACTCATTCTGCGCGCAACACTTGGCGGGCTGTCAAACTCGCTCAAGAGCGTATCGTACAACCTCGTCTTCCACCTGTCACCTGAAAAGAAAAACAGCAGACAGATTCACTGGCACATCGAGGTGTACCCGCTTACGACTGCATGGTCAGGACTTGAGCGCGGTTACGGAGTGTTCCTGAATTCGGTGCAGCCAGAAAAGGCAGCAGAGCAGCTTGGTGCAGCATGCAGACGAGAGCTTGCCAGCCTTGTCGGAATAACATAG
- the thiD gene encoding bifunctional hydroxymethylpyrimidine kinase/phosphomethylpyrimidine kinase, with translation MQRNTMNILAIGGSDPSSGAGIQSDIRAASALGAHCFGVITAVTSQNSSRFFASEPVSAGMIRKQIDAILLDFAVDVVNIGMVHDSNSIKAICSSLKKVQSPVVIDPVITSTTGGTLLRRDALADYVSKMVPLAHVITPNVREAEILSGVRIRDYDGLRRAAERIAEIGAENVVITGHRFERGRIGDFVYSGGMAQSISGVAVAGRNHGSGCNFSIALAHQVAGGHGVVDSVRFAKKFAFDAIRASRKIGRGTKITRPKMDALRLELQSAIMRFQSMDGAASLIPEVQTNFVYARNGAKKITDVVGVRGRIVRAGDSVIVAGNLEYGGSRHVATAVLAAQRKFRQIRSAANIRFDENTIKKMRKRNCTVLNYDRSKEPMQKKARENSTVMWGIQNAIRNAQSAPDAVYHRGDVGKEPMIIVFGTGPSDVLEKIKSVI, from the coding sequence ATGCAAAGAAACACAATGAACATTCTGGCAATCGGCGGATCAGACCCGTCTTCCGGCGCAGGCATACAGTCGGATATCAGGGCGGCGTCAGCCCTTGGCGCACACTGCTTTGGGGTAATCACTGCGGTAACAAGTCAGAACTCGTCGAGGTTTTTTGCGTCAGAGCCGGTGTCGGCAGGGATGATCCGAAAGCAGATTGATGCCATTTTATTGGATTTTGCAGTGGATGTAGTAAACATCGGGATGGTGCATGATTCTAATTCAATCAAGGCAATTTGCTCCAGTCTGAAAAAGGTACAAAGTCCAGTAGTAATAGACCCAGTCATTACGTCCACGACGGGCGGCACGCTGCTAAGGAGGGATGCGCTTGCAGATTATGTGAGCAAAATGGTACCACTTGCACACGTGATCACGCCAAATGTGCGCGAGGCGGAGATTCTCTCAGGTGTGAGAATTAGAGATTATGACGGGCTGAGAAGGGCAGCAGAAAGGATTGCTGAGATTGGGGCGGAAAATGTCGTGATCACAGGACACAGATTTGAGAGGGGCAGGATTGGTGATTTTGTGTATTCCGGCGGGATGGCGCAGTCTATTTCGGGAGTGGCGGTTGCAGGCAGGAACCATGGAAGCGGGTGCAACTTTTCAATCGCGCTTGCACACCAAGTTGCAGGAGGACATGGTGTGGTTGATTCGGTCAGGTTTGCAAAAAAGTTTGCATTTGATGCGATAAGGGCGTCACGGAAAATCGGGCGCGGCACAAAGATCACACGTCCGAAAATGGACGCGCTGAGATTAGAGCTGCAGTCGGCAATAATGCGGTTTCAGTCAATGGACGGAGCAGCGAGCCTCATACCGGAGGTGCAGACAAACTTTGTCTATGCAAGGAATGGTGCAAAAAAGATCACAGACGTGGTAGGCGTCAGGGGCAGAATAGTAAGGGCTGGCGACTCGGTCATAGTTGCAGGAAATCTGGAATACGGCGGCTCACGGCATGTCGCAACTGCGGTCCTGGCAGCCCAAAGAAAGTTCCGCCAGATCAGATCCGCTGCAAACATCAGGTTTGATGAGAACACGATCAAAAAAATGCGGAAAAGAAACTGCACGGTTCTAAACTACGACAGGAGCAAGGAGCCGATGCAGAAAAAGGCAAGGGAGAACTCGACTGTAATGTGGGGCATACAGAATGCGATAAGAAACGCGCAGTCGGCCCCGGACGCGGTGTATCACAGGGGCGATGTCGGAAAGGAGCCGATGATCATAGTGTTTGGGACAGGCCCAAGCGACGTACTTGAAAAGATCAAAAGTGTGATCTAG
- a CDS encoding signal recognition particle receptor subunit alpha: protein MLDGLKNSLQAAIKRIVNSSGVDEALIKELARDVQRALLQADVNVKLVLEITKNLEYRSLNETPPPGLSRKDHIVKILYSELANLLGKENEFSFKPGKQNRVLLLGIQGSGKTTVMGKLAKFLTKQGYKVGVIGADTYRPGALVQLKTNCEKANVEVYGEEGNKDAPAIVKNGLKHFEGSSLDIILIDTAGRHKEEQDLLDEMKEIGKVAEPDLALLVIDGTIGQQCYSQAESFHKTVPVGGIIITKLDSSAKGGGALAASAATGAKIMYIGTGERIDDLEIFSPTRFVGRLLGMGDIQAVLDLAKRLESEADDVRMKRISSGKMNMDDFYYQLEEVTKVGSLRGFLDSMPGLSGMVKDDQLDQMEDRVKRWRFIIQSMSKQEKADPDLLNASRIKRIARGSGWPEHEVKELLKNYKNSKGMMKAAKGRQMQGMLRKMGLG from the coding sequence ATGCTAGACGGTCTTAAAAACAGCCTCCAAGCCGCAATCAAGAGAATCGTAAACTCGTCGGGAGTAGACGAGGCACTAATCAAGGAGCTTGCCAGAGACGTCCAAAGGGCGCTTTTGCAGGCAGACGTCAACGTAAAACTCGTACTTGAAATCACAAAAAATCTAGAATACCGCTCACTAAATGAGACGCCCCCACCAGGACTCTCCAGAAAAGATCACATTGTCAAAATTCTATACAGCGAACTTGCAAACCTACTCGGAAAGGAAAATGAGTTTTCATTCAAGCCAGGAAAGCAGAACCGGGTATTGTTGCTTGGAATCCAAGGTAGCGGCAAGACTACTGTGATGGGAAAGCTCGCCAAGTTCCTCACAAAGCAGGGCTACAAGGTGGGCGTAATAGGCGCAGATACCTACAGGCCAGGCGCACTAGTACAGCTAAAGACAAACTGTGAAAAGGCAAACGTCGAGGTATATGGCGAGGAAGGAAACAAGGATGCACCCGCAATAGTGAAGAATGGCCTCAAACACTTTGAGGGCTCCAGCCTTGACATCATCCTAATAGACACCGCCGGACGCCACAAGGAGGAGCAGGATCTGCTTGACGAGATGAAGGAGATCGGAAAAGTTGCAGAGCCTGACCTCGCATTATTGGTAATTGACGGAACCATCGGCCAGCAGTGCTACAGCCAGGCAGAATCGTTCCACAAGACGGTCCCAGTAGGTGGCATCATAATCACAAAGCTTGACAGCTCCGCAAAGGGGGGAGGCGCACTTGCGGCATCTGCTGCAACAGGCGCCAAGATAATGTATATCGGAACCGGCGAGCGAATAGACGACCTTGAGATATTTTCCCCGACCCGATTCGTAGGCCGCCTGCTCGGGATGGGCGACATTCAGGCGGTGCTGGACCTTGCAAAGAGACTTGAATCAGAGGCAGACGATGTCCGAATGAAGAGAATATCTTCTGGAAAGATGAACATGGACGACTTTTACTACCAACTAGAAGAGGTCACCAAGGTGGGCTCGCTTCGCGGATTCCTAGACAGCATGCCCGGACTTTCCGGAATGGTAAAAGATGATCAGCTGGATCAGATGGAGGACCGGGTGAAAAGATGGAGGTTCATCATCCAATCGATGTCAAAGCAGGAAAAGGCAGATCCTGACCTGCTTAACGCATCTCGAATCAAGCGAATCGCAAGAGGATCTGGCTGGCCTGAGCACGAGGTAAAGGAACTACTCAAAAATTACAAAAACTCCAAGGGCATGATGAAGGCAGCAAAAGGACGACAGATGCAGGGCATGCTGCGCAAGATGGGGCTAGGTTAA
- a CDS encoding nucleotidyltransferase family protein codes for MKAVILAGGLGTRLQPYTTFLPKPMLPLGEKPLLEHLIEWVKANKITDIVLCVSYLRKTIEDYFEDGSRFGVKIEYAVANRPLATAGQLKTAEQLVDDTFACIYGDSIFNFNLRQMINQHKAKKSFITMSLHSYKTTIKYGVIETTKSGRVTAWNEKPEITANINIGCYVMEPGVFALIPSDKPFGMDDVIKKALARKKDVNSFQAKNGFIDIGDKASYKKAYEQFREKLGKI; via the coding sequence GTGAAGGCGGTAATTCTCGCAGGAGGGCTGGGAACGAGGCTGCAGCCATATACTACGTTTTTGCCAAAGCCGATGCTTCCGCTGGGGGAAAAGCCGCTGCTTGAGCACCTAATAGAGTGGGTGAAGGCAAACAAGATCACAGACATCGTCCTGTGTGTGAGCTATCTTAGAAAGACGATCGAGGATTATTTTGAGGACGGAAGCAGGTTTGGAGTCAAAATAGAGTACGCCGTTGCAAACAGGCCTCTTGCCACTGCAGGGCAGCTAAAGACGGCAGAGCAGTTAGTGGACGACACGTTTGCGTGCATTTATGGTGATTCCATTTTCAATTTCAATTTGAGGCAGATGATAAACCAGCACAAGGCAAAAAAATCGTTCATCACGATGAGCCTTCACAGCTACAAGACTACGATCAAGTACGGTGTGATAGAGACTACAAAGAGCGGTAGGGTTACTGCGTGGAACGAAAAGCCGGAGATTACTGCAAACATCAACATCGGGTGCTACGTCATGGAGCCGGGCGTGTTTGCCCTGATTCCGTCAGACAAGCCGTTTGGGATGGACGACGTGATCAAAAAGGCGCTAGCAAGGAAAAAGGACGTCAACAGCTTCCAGGCAAAGAACGGGTTTATCGACATAGGCGACAAGGCATCATACAAAAAGGCCTACGAGCAGTTCCGCGAAAAGCTCGGCAAGATATAA
- a CDS encoding GNAT family N-acetyltransferase, with amino-acid sequence MSRLNIRKIRESDLQKGFLESLDSLRRASNLNRRRAKAILRNIASSKNHVIFVAEQDGVIVGSTTLLIEQKFIHGGGKVGHIEDVVVSRGVQGAGIGQKMVRFALRYAKSRGCYKTILDCDDKVKPFYTKIGFKAHSNGMRYDH; translated from the coding sequence ATGTCCAGACTGAACATCAGGAAGATCAGAGAGTCGGACCTGCAAAAAGGATTCTTGGAATCGCTTGACAGCCTGCGCAGGGCAAGCAACTTGAACAGGAGAAGAGCAAAGGCCATCCTTAGGAATATCGCGTCAAGCAAGAACCACGTAATTTTTGTCGCAGAGCAGGACGGGGTGATTGTCGGCTCCACCACCCTGCTCATTGAGCAAAAGTTCATCCACGGTGGCGGAAAGGTGGGCCACATAGAGGATGTGGTGGTGTCAAGAGGCGTCCAGGGGGCAGGAATTGGGCAAAAGATGGTCAGATTTGCACTAAGGTATGCCAAAAGTAGAGGATGTTACAAGACAATCCTGGACTGTGACGACAAGGTAAAGCCGTTTTACACAAAGATCGGCTTCAAGGCGCATTCAAACGGGATGCGGTACGACCACTAG
- a CDS encoding translation initiation factor IF-5A: MSKPAELGSLKIGSYILLPVGDQPTGEPCRISEYDTSKPGKHGAAKARIVGVGVFDNQKRPHVGPVSMQVHVPLIDKRNGQIISMTGELIQVMDSETFETIDVQMVDDEVQGKLEQGQMVEYWKVMDRTKIMRIKS; the protein is encoded by the coding sequence ATGAGCAAGCCCGCAGAACTTGGTTCGCTAAAAATCGGTTCATACATTCTTCTGCCGGTAGGGGATCAGCCAACCGGAGAGCCATGCAGGATATCCGAATACGACACAAGTAAGCCGGGAAAGCACGGGGCCGCAAAGGCTCGAATCGTCGGAGTCGGAGTTTTTGATAACCAGAAACGTCCGCACGTAGGTCCTGTCAGCATGCAGGTACATGTGCCGCTAATCGACAAAAGAAACGGTCAGATAATATCGATGACTGGTGAACTGATCCAGGTGATGGACAGCGAGACGTTTGAGACAATAGACGTCCAGATGGTCGACGACGAGGTCCAAGGAAAACTCGAGCAGGGCCAGATGGTCGAATACTGGAAGGTAATGGACCGAACAAAGATCATGAGAATAAAGAGCTAA
- a CDS encoding DUF309 domain-containing protein, whose amino-acid sequence MDRFMMHLKNTGFGPNDTGSLLQKARHLSGGFTAIIRDCRVATKYVEFDVSIDKSYLDALVEKFRDIAPLDHAKHVIEEHIEKEEAIKLGVFYFNEERFWEAHEVLEGVWKKCYEGERDLVQGIILVAAALVHYQKAEDSICLSVLGRALDKLAHSNGIYHNINVDSLRQRVQSIINSGKISLFTI is encoded by the coding sequence ATGGACCGATTCATGATGCACCTAAAGAACACTGGATTTGGTCCAAACGACACGGGCAGCCTACTGCAAAAAGCAAGGCATCTCTCAGGCGGGTTTACCGCCATAATACGTGACTGCCGGGTGGCCACAAAGTATGTGGAGTTTGACGTCTCAATTGACAAATCCTACCTTGACGCGCTGGTGGAAAAATTCCGCGACATCGCGCCGCTTGATCACGCAAAACACGTAATTGAAGAACACATCGAAAAAGAGGAGGCAATCAAGCTTGGAGTCTTTTACTTTAACGAGGAGAGGTTCTGGGAGGCGCACGAAGTGCTTGAGGGAGTGTGGAAGAAATGCTACGAGGGGGAGCGGGACCTAGTCCAGGGAATAATCCTAGTCGCAGCAGCTCTTGTGCACTATCAAAAGGCAGAAGACTCTATCTGCCTTTCAGTTCTGGGACGCGCACTGGACAAGCTTGCGCATTCAAATGGAATATACCATAACATCAACGTGGACTCGCTACGCCAGAGGGTGCAGTCGATTATAAATTCTGGAAAGATCTCGCTTTTTACCATTTGA
- a CDS encoding 30S ribosomal protein S27ae, with the protein MAGKKAAAKSTGIAAYYKIAGDKVTRLHKNCSRCGKGVFMSEHKNRRTCGKCGFTEFNQ; encoded by the coding sequence ATGGCAGGAAAGAAAGCGGCTGCAAAGTCAACTGGCATTGCTGCATACTACAAGATTGCAGGCGACAAGGTGACTAGGCTTCACAAGAACTGCTCGCGTTGTGGAAAGGGAGTCTTTATGTCAGAGCACAAGAACAGGCGCACCTGCGGCAAGTGTGGATTCACAGAGTTCAATCAGTAG
- the thiC gene encoding phosphomethylpyrimidine synthase ThiC, with product MGTQMSAARRGIITDEMKQVARDEDVTPEWLRARIATGSIIIPANNARKQHVHRVGIGKGLKTKVNVNIGTSTLKVDLAEEIDKAKIAVKHHADTIMDLSDGGDVRKIRQELLEAAPITFGTVPIYEAYNYGIEKRKNPLDLTEDDFLNAFENNAKDGVDYTTIHSGISKEIAKRILKVQRYGGVVSKGGTITAAWMLKYDKENPYITHYDYLAEIAKKYDVTFSLGDALRPGSILDSHDELQVQEMINISRLVKQAHEQDVQVMVEGPGHVPLNEVAANVRLAKSLIGDVPYYVLGPLVTDIASGYDHISSAIGAAIAASEGVDLLCYLTPAEHLALPNAEEVRAGLIAYRIAAHAGDLVKLREKAIVWDLKMTEARRTLDWEKQIALSIDPEEAARIHNRTGQHTGNNVPCTMCGGACVYVMLPQQRKYTKESDNLQQVEQDVS from the coding sequence ATGGGAACTCAGATGAGCGCCGCCAGACGCGGAATCATTACCGACGAGATGAAGCAGGTGGCGCGAGATGAGGATGTCACTCCGGAGTGGCTGCGCGCAAGAATCGCAACCGGCTCCATCATAATTCCTGCAAACAACGCGCGAAAACAACACGTTCACCGCGTCGGAATAGGGAAGGGGCTAAAGACAAAGGTCAACGTCAACATCGGAACATCCACACTCAAAGTTGATCTTGCCGAGGAGATAGACAAGGCAAAGATTGCAGTAAAGCACCACGCCGACACTATAATGGACCTCTCCGACGGCGGCGATGTGCGAAAGATAAGGCAGGAACTGCTGGAGGCAGCACCGATCACATTTGGAACCGTCCCAATTTACGAGGCATACAACTATGGAATTGAAAAGCGCAAAAACCCCCTCGACCTCACAGAGGACGACTTTCTTAACGCATTTGAAAACAACGCAAAAGACGGCGTAGACTATACCACCATCCACTCTGGAATATCCAAAGAGATTGCCAAGCGAATCCTCAAGGTGCAAAGATACGGAGGCGTGGTGAGCAAGGGCGGCACGATAACTGCTGCATGGATGCTAAAATATGACAAGGAAAACCCGTACATTACACATTACGATTACCTGGCAGAGATTGCCAAAAAATACGATGTCACATTCAGCCTCGGCGACGCACTGCGGCCCGGCTCCATCCTGGACTCGCATGACGAACTGCAGGTGCAGGAGATGATAAACATCTCAAGGCTGGTAAAACAGGCCCATGAGCAGGACGTCCAGGTGATGGTCGAAGGCCCAGGACACGTTCCACTAAACGAGGTCGCAGCAAACGTCCGTCTGGCAAAGTCGCTGATTGGCGACGTTCCATATTACGTGCTAGGCCCGCTTGTCACCGACATTGCGTCAGGATACGACCACATATCGAGCGCAATCGGCGCCGCAATTGCCGCAAGCGAGGGCGTAGACCTACTGTGCTACCTCACACCTGCAGAACACCTCGCACTGCCAAACGCAGAGGAGGTCCGAGCAGGACTCATCGCATATCGAATAGCAGCTCATGCAGGCGACCTGGTAAAGCTGCGAGAAAAGGCAATAGTGTGGGATCTCAAGATGACGGAGGCGCGCCGCACCCTTGACTGGGAAAAACAGATTGCACTGTCAATAGACCCTGAGGAGGCTGCGCGAATTCACAACAGAACCGGCCAGCACACCGGCAACAACGTCCCGTGTACTATGTGCGGCGGAGCATGCGTCTACGTGATGCTGCCGCAGCAGCGAAAATACACAAAGGAAAGCGACAACCTACAGCAGGTTGAACAAGACGTCAGCTAG
- a CDS encoding diphthine--ammonia ligase gives MDLAALFSGGKDSTFAIWKAQKMGHKVRCLVTIMPHSEESHLLHHPNILHTALQAESMNIPQIIKRAKSDDAQEQLDLMTSALLEAKNLYSVNGIVHGGILSEFQKNHFETVASSLGLYVVTPIWKTNQQQYMKELLESKFEFVISAVSCDGLDDSWLGRKITSDDLLKLEALSEKHKFNLSFEGGEAETFVVNCPLFDNAIKITDYKKHWDGYRGSFEILQAKIGV, from the coding sequence GTGGATCTTGCGGCGTTATTTTCCGGAGGCAAGGACAGCACCTTTGCAATATGGAAGGCACAGAAAATGGGGCACAAAGTAAGGTGCCTCGTAACCATCATGCCGCATTCTGAGGAAAGCCACCTTCTACACCACCCAAACATACTTCACACTGCGCTTCAGGCAGAATCGATGAACATCCCGCAAATCATAAAGCGTGCAAAATCCGACGATGCGCAAGAACAACTGGACCTTATGACATCTGCACTGCTTGAGGCAAAGAACCTGTACTCGGTAAACGGGATTGTTCACGGCGGCATCCTAAGCGAGTTTCAGAAGAACCACTTTGAAACCGTGGCATCAAGTCTGGGACTATACGTGGTGACCCCAATCTGGAAAACAAACCAGCAACAATACATGAAGGAACTACTCGAATCAAAATTCGAATTTGTGATATCTGCGGTGTCCTGCGACGGATTGGATGACTCGTGGCTTGGCAGAAAAATCACATCTGATGATCTTTTAAAACTAGAAGCGCTGTCTGAGAAACACAAATTCAATCTCAGCTTCGAAGGCGGGGAGGCGGAGACGTTTGTTGTCAACTGTCCTCTCTTTGACAACGCAATCAAAATCACCGATTACAAAAAACACTGGGACGGTTACCGAGGAAGCTTTGAAATACTTCAAGCCAAAATAGGTGTTTGA
- a CDS encoding tRNA pseudouridine(54/55) synthase Pus10: MNKKLAAVTSASQKILKEYDLCDYCLGRLYAKKLKLKSNQRLGKKLRKSLKTKGTKCYICKNVFESLPYYVEKMADVSGDYEFKTFLVGAKLKPSILDRDDHIRSQYRLKGIDAVKTNVTRELSRLFSQKTKKKIQPSDPDVVFMADFKQESCSVHSKPISFFGRYTKEVRDIPQKQKPCSNCQGKGCVTCGHHGMTEFDSVEGMISKFLFEKFGAVQAKITWIGGEDVTSTVSGSGRPFFVKLFNPKKRTPHLQKKIKLEKITLHGLKKIDRIPIGPIPFVSKTALLVVCERPISGELLLRLDELQKSNIAVYETSGKRAEKKVQDVKYEMISGNSFVLHMTAEGGLPLKRLVSGENVFPNISDLLETKCRCEKFDFKDVQIANQHFLHLV, from the coding sequence GTGAACAAAAAACTTGCCGCCGTCACATCCGCTTCCCAAAAAATACTCAAAGAGTACGACCTGTGCGACTACTGCCTCGGCAGGCTTTATGCAAAAAAGCTGAAACTCAAATCCAACCAGAGGCTGGGAAAAAAACTCCGCAAATCCCTCAAGACAAAGGGCACAAAATGCTACATCTGCAAGAACGTGTTTGAGAGCCTGCCATATTACGTGGAAAAGATGGCCGATGTCTCAGGCGACTATGAATTCAAGACGTTTCTAGTTGGTGCAAAACTAAAGCCGTCCATACTCGACAGGGACGATCACATACGATCCCAGTACCGACTAAAAGGAATCGACGCAGTCAAGACCAACGTGACGCGCGAGCTGTCCAGACTGTTCTCACAAAAGACCAAAAAGAAGATCCAGCCAAGTGACCCGGACGTGGTCTTTATGGCCGATTTTAAGCAAGAGTCCTGCAGCGTTCACTCAAAACCGATCTCATTTTTTGGCAGATATACAAAGGAGGTGCGCGACATTCCCCAAAAGCAAAAGCCGTGCAGCAACTGTCAGGGAAAAGGGTGCGTTACGTGCGGCCACCACGGAATGACCGAATTTGACAGCGTTGAGGGGATGATCTCAAAGTTCCTGTTTGAAAAATTCGGTGCAGTCCAGGCAAAGATCACGTGGATAGGCGGGGAGGATGTCACCAGCACCGTCTCCGGCTCCGGAAGGCCATTCTTTGTAAAACTGTTCAACCCAAAAAAGCGCACACCCCACCTTCAGAAAAAAATCAAACTCGAAAAGATAACTCTTCACGGCCTAAAGAAAATCGACAGAATCCCAATCGGACCAATCCCGTTTGTGTCAAAGACTGCTCTTTTGGTGGTGTGCGAGCGCCCAATATCTGGAGAACTTCTCCTGCGCCTGGACGAATTACAAAAAAGCAACATCGCAGTGTATGAAACGTCCGGAAAACGCGCAGAAAAAAAGGTACAAGACGTGAAATACGAAATGATCTCTGGCAACTCGTTTGTATTGCACATGACTGCTGAGGGAGGACTGCCGCTCAAACGCCTTGTGAGTGGGGAGAACGTATTTCCAAACATCTCTGATCTTCTGGAAACAAAGTGCAGATGCGAAAAGTTTGATTTCAAAGACGTTCAGATAGCAAACCAACACTTTTTACACCTAGTCTGA